The DNA region TCTGGTATCatatactattatttaagcAATATTTGTATAATTCTAGGAGCTAAAAGtgctaaaacaaacaaaaattataaaactagCAAACTTTCCctaagtatatttaatattattgaatTTGATGAAGAAGACATGATAAAGATATATATCTTTTGCTCCACTTGTTTTACTTTTTCTTATTATAATTGTAGATAAACGGTGTTATGTAATAAGTGATCAAGCCACTCTTAAGTTAAAACCGAGAAAATGAGTTCCATAGATTTAACATTGTAATGTTAAATCTGTTAGAGGTTGTTGTAAGTTTGATTATTTGAGAAGTGGAAAAAAATTCTTTATTAAATCAGGATAATAATAGGAATAGGAACAAATGTCATTTCTAAACTAAACGATGaagtataatttaaagatattacaattaaaattttacattcaATTAACAACGTGCATAATTACTACAAATAACTTAacctttatttttatgaaaagcgTACATATTTTATTCTTAAGCCATAGACGGTCGCTAGTACCATATAAAATTGTAGCAAAAATTCGCTTAATTCTTTAAagtcttaattttttttcgtttcaTTCTTTGCTACCTTTTCTCAAACGAAGAACATAACTTAAAAGATATTTACAAAACTTTAATGCAAACCATGAAAATAATTtactaaataagtaggtacctattcataGATTGTGCAAAAACATAtttctttaaattatttatataatcgtCTGAATAGGGTTCACATGATTATGATTAGCTGTCTAATTacaaatttgttaaatattttatagacaTTGCATGTCTGTTTTTTATTGTGAAACACGCTTTAACATCGCGTGACTACTAATATTACAGGATTTATTGTTCtataattttatgtaagtacctaagtaataataaaacttCTTTATCTAATAATATTCAAACTTCCAAAACGCCTCACACTTACACAAGGCGCTTACGTTTTTTATGTATGAACATTaaacttaaatacataaaaGTACCCAAATAACTCCAAATAATGAGACCGTAACCTAGCTAAAATTCAACATATCCATTACCTATATGCTGTATGTGCAAACTTTTTCTCTAAAAACACATTTGAATTCCCcgaaaaagtaatatttaaaaagattgtacatttttgtacgtGATTTACACAGTAGAgttcaaaatgaataggtacttataaactTCTTTcgcaaaattattttattaggggCTATTATTAATATCATGTTTAATTTTAAACCATCAAAAATGGAATTATTTATTGAAGATATCTACTCATTCTTCCATAGTGCCATTTGCGATAACGCGCCCTATCTCATTTTGTGGCGCGCTTTGATACATTTATCTTCAAAGTTCAATATAGTAAATATGCCTTAAACTTGTTATTTTTATCTTTGAATAACGTCACATATGCGGTATCTTCAGCAACTAGCGTTGACACAACACGTACACTTTTATCACTTTAAATAATAGTTAGATAGGTAGCTACGCTACCAGTGATGGacatacaattatttatttaagatgaagatagtttattattcaagtaggcatattacaatgcgcttatgaacgtcaaataaagctacaccggctccaacctTACActtctgcctcgagaagatttaagtcctcctcaattggaggagggtatcccaatgggaccggcaacaaactcggcgggacacatcttttcaaaagaTTACGTATTACGTGTTATTAATTAACATGCATAACGAGTAAATGagaaaaaacacaatttaaattactatggAATTAATGCAATTACATACAGTGGGTATTTTTCttaatagaatgtttttatttataactaaTAGGGGTTTTAAAATTTGATGTTTTAAtatcaatatatttatttatgtacaacattgtaagaaatattaaattacataaattactaaaagacataaataggaatataaaactaaaactaactacaattaaaataattaaaactaaaaattaaaaatacctatcaaaatttggtgccttcgggagggtgcccaacacgcaggcagcggtTTTTAGTATGGTGATACTTTCCAATTCTGCAAATTACTTTTATGTAGACAGGCGGTAATGCGAGACCGCAAGCGTTAATTTATATGCGCCCTATGTAATTTTTCGGTTTCGGTAGTGTGTTCTTTGCAAAGGTACATGGTATCCTTTTCAagaaatatcaataaaaaatattagagaagAGCTTACGTAAATAAGCATAGCATAATAGTAATATCCTAATGTATTGTAGTAAGCATTTTTATGCTTTTCCGATAGAGGCTATCGGGCAAGTAGCTCTATCATTTGTATAAATAGTTTGCGCGTTCATTATCAAGGTTACTATTGCGAGTGATTGACCTACCCTACCtatgttataatataattgATAGTAAGTATTGTGATAACGCGCGTAACCTTTGCTTAAGAGCGTATGAGGGTTCGATAATCTagatataatatgtaataatatccAACAATAAGATAATAAACGCGACTGGGTCTATATatcaacaaaaaaagaattttaacCACCCGCTAATAGTAGTGGGGAGCACAATTTGGTATACATTTATCATAGCTGTATTAGCtatattgacaataattaaacttaaaaaaatactaaaattagAATGTTACAATGCTTTTATTAATgaacttaattatatttaaGAAAGCATGATAATTTGTATTAAGTGCATGTGTTATGAAAGGGTTAGACTGTATAAATAAAGTTATTAAACGTAAGGAAAACCATCATTAAAGAGTTATACTTACGCCATCCAGCAGCAGTCATTTAGCATCGACTCGTGAACAAAATAATAGATACAATAGTGAGATAATGCGTCGAATTTTGACGCAGTAAACAATTCCATAATCACATTATTTTCGTaacgtttttttattattgttacagAAAAACCAACATGTCGAAAATCAAGGCTGGACCCGTCGTTGACATCCTTGGTGATGAAATGACCAGAATCATCTGGGACCTCATCAAGGACAAGCTAATTTTGCCCTTCCTGGACATCGAGCTGCATACCTATGACTTGGGCATGGAATACCGTGATAAGACTGACGATCAGGTCACAATTGATTGCGCCAACGCAATCAAGAAATATAATGTTGGCATCAAGTGCGCCACGATCACTCCCGATGAGAATAGAGTAAAGGAGTTCAAACTCAAGAAAATGTGGAAGAGCCCGAACGGTACCATCCGTAATATCCTTGGAGGTACCGTCTTCAGGGAAGCTATTATCTGCAAAAACATTCCCCGCCTCGTCACTGGCTGGGAGAAGCCTATCATCATCGGCCGTCACGCTCACGCCGACCAGTACAAGGCCACCGACTTCGTTGTCCCCGGCGAGGGCAAACTCGAGCTCATCTGGACTCCTCCCTCTGGGGAGCCTATTAAGCACGTTGTAAACGAGTACAAGGGTGCCGGAGTTGCTCTTGCCATGTTCAACACTGATGCATCCATTGTCGACTTTGCGCATTCCTCATTCAAATTCGCTTTAGACAGGAAATACCCCCTGTACTTGAGCACCAAGAACACCATTCTGAAGAAGTACGATGGACGCTTCAAGGACATCTTCCAAGAAATCTACGACAAGGAATACAAGGCACAATTCGAAGCTGCCGGCATCTGGTACGAACACAGGCTGATCGACGATATGGTCGCCTACGCCATGAAATCGGAAGGGGGTTTCGTGTGGGCGTGCAAGAATTATGACGGTGACGTCCAGTCGGACTCTGTTGCTCAGGGTTACGGATCTCTGGGGCTCATGACCTCCGTACTCATCTGCCCCGACGGCAAGACAGTGGAGGCCGAAGCTGCTCACGGTACCGTGACCAGGCACTTCCGTTTCTACCAGCAAGGAAAGGAGACTTCCACCAACCCTATTGCTTCCATCTTCGCATGGACGAGAGGTTTGCTACATCGCGCCAAGTTAGATAATAACGCTGAGCTTAAGAACTTCGCTGAGACCCTCGAGAGCGTGTGTATCGACACGATTGAAGGAGGCGTCATGACTAAAGATCTTGCTATTTGCATTAAGGGTATGAATAACGTAAAACGGTCGGATTATTACGAAACGTTTGAGTTCATGGATAAACTGGCCGAAAACTTGAAGAAGCGCCTTGGCAAATGACTGCCTGAAGCGAAACTCTAGATTTAAGAGTTCTATACTATTCTGTCTCAAAATGGGATAAAGGGTACCTATTTATACATGTAATGTAATGCTGAATTTAtatgcttttatttatttgattgtatcaatattttcttattataatatatttcatttactTAACTTTAATGTTTTTATCATACCTTTATACCttcataggtatatttaagcTGATGCTTAATCATTACCTTTAGGTatctttagtaggtataagaGGAATAGCAGTAATTGACGTAAATAAAAGGAACTTAACAAATCCCATTCATTATTTGCCGACCGCATAAACAATTAGTTATTTATTCGATTTATTTACGTGAATTTTGTTTGAATTGACCTGAAAAGCTAGAGGCCTAGCCAAGACGACAATCGTTGACAGAAAACGCcaatttataaataatgtatgtatgtaagtagtCACGTGATTTTTCGTAGCATTTGTCAACACGATTCATTTTTTCTAttcgtttgtcgatgtacgattgtaGAGATAAAAActagtaggtataaataataaacttgcACTTCAGCCAGTATTCGAAGACGGTACGTTATTGCACAGTAGGTAGTCGAGTTTTATACAACAATAGGCTGTTACAGCGATACATTATGAACAAACCTGAGAATCGACTACGGAGAGCAAATGCGTTATAAACAATGCATGTTACGACTAAAATAAGCCCCCAACTTCCACATTTTACGTAGAATAATATTGAGTACTAAATGATTTGAACGTAAATGTAAATTAGATGTAGATCTCGAAACACATTCGAACTATCAAAATCTTAACTTGATGCACAGTAATTTGAC from Cydia fagiglandana chromosome 6, ilCydFagi1.1, whole genome shotgun sequence includes:
- the LOC134665087 gene encoding isocitrate dehydrogenase [NADP] cytoplasmic — translated: MSKIKAGPVVDILGDEMTRIIWDLIKDKLILPFLDIELHTYDLGMEYRDKTDDQVTIDCANAIKKYNVGIKCATITPDENRVKEFKLKKMWKSPNGTIRNILGGTVFREAIICKNIPRLVTGWEKPIIIGRHAHADQYKATDFVVPGEGKLELIWTPPSGEPIKHVVNEYKGAGVALAMFNTDASIVDFAHSSFKFALDRKYPLYLSTKNTILKKYDGRFKDIFQEIYDKEYKAQFEAAGIWYEHRLIDDMVAYAMKSEGGFVWACKNYDGDVQSDSVAQGYGSLGLMTSVLICPDGKTVEAEAAHGTVTRHFRFYQQGKETSTNPIASIFAWTRGLLHRAKLDNNAELKNFAETLESVCIDTIEGGVMTKDLAICIKGMNNVKRSDYYETFEFMDKLAENLKKRLGK